A genomic stretch from Pagrus major chromosome 3, Pma_NU_1.0 includes:
- the LOC140993342 gene encoding zinc finger BED domain-containing protein 5-like: protein MKPSRLQEHLSKKHPDKASKDSAYFQSLRDQRSRCPTINTMFARSVNQTESGLVASYNIAPLIAKAGLPFTVGESLVVPAIKEAISTVMQRDPAPVTKAIPLSNDSVARRIWEMSMDTEQQLYATLRGCRFSVQLDETTTADNNVLLMAYVRYVSGRDLLEDFLFGEYLATDTRGETIFAALTEFLRERDIPVTNIIACATDGAPAMVGRYRGFATLLKQQVPQVLTVHCVLHRHNLVAKKMSPSLHQSLDVAVKVINKIKAHALNDRLFRQLCGENDEAFKRLLLHTEVRWLSKGNCLARLCELFPSVIEFLDQADATLKAKLWSCRHDIFYLSDFFGKMNEVTLKLQGDGMTLVRSKATICSFLAKLELYQQNLGRRQLIHFPQLAKVLDELTDSHLLLYTDHLKAVKADMAIRFRDLEQLDVPDWVMEPWQADAVSCEPEIQESLIDLQNDEEAKATFRTSGWRVMWGFSQALHMQTKYRNRLNLVSSGALRLKLTSQCPDVKKLAAAHQAQGSH, encoded by the exons ATGAAGCCGTCGCGATTACAGGAGCATCTGTcaaaaaaacatcctgacaAGGCATCAAAAGACTCGGCCTACTTCCAGTCACTGAGGGATCAGCGTTCAAGGTGCCCTACAATCAACACCATGTTCGCTCGGAGCGTCAACCAAACAGAGAGTGGGTTGGTGGCATCTTATAATATAGCTCCGCTAATTGCAAAGGCCGGCTTACCGTTCACTGTAGGGGAGTCTCTAGTTGTTCCCGCAATAAAGGAGGCTATCTCCACCGTTATGCAGCGCGACCCTGCGCCAGTCACCAAGGCCATCCCGCTCAGCAACGACAGTGTGGCCCGGCGCATATGGGAGATGTCCATGGACACTGAGCAACAGCTGTATGCTACGTTGCGCGGCTGTCGCTTTAGTGTCCAGCTGGATGAGACCACCACGGCCGACAACAACGTTCTCCTGATGGCCTATGTCCGTTATGTGTCCGGGAGGGATCTGCTTGAAGATTTCCTGTTCGGGGAATACCTGGCCACAGACACGCGAGGGGAAACCATCTTCGCCGCCCTGACAGAGTTCCTGCGGGAGAGGGACATCCCGGTGACGAACATCATCGCCTGCGCCACGGATGGAGCGCCAGCTATGGTCGGCAGATACCGGGGATTCGCCACCCTCCTCAAGCAGCAAGTCCCCCAGGTGTTGACAGTGCACTGCGTACTGCACCGTCACAACTTGgtggccaaaaaaatgtccCCGTCACTCCATCAGTCCCTGGATGTCGCGGTCAAGGtgatcaacaaaataaaagcccatgCGCTTAATGATCGGCTCTTCAGACAGCTGTGTGGGGAAAATGATGAGGCCTTTAAGCGCCTGCTGCTCCACACAGAGGTGCGCTGGCTGTCAAAGGGCAACTGCTTGGCCAGGCTGTGCGAGCTTTTCCCGTCAGTTATTGAATTTCTCGACCAGGCAGACGCAACCTTGAAGGCCAAGCTGTGGTCCTGTCGCCATGACATTTTTTACCTCTCCGACTTCTTCGGGAAGATGAATGAGGTCACATTGAAGCTCCAGGGGGATGGGATGACACTGGTCCGCTCCAAGGCCACCATCTGCAGCTTCCTTGCAAAACTGGAGCTCTACCAACAGAACCTGGGGAGGCGACAATTAATTCACTTTCCGCAGTTAGCCAAG GTGTTGGATGAGCTGACGGATAGTCACCTGCTGCTCTACACCGACCACTTGAAGGCAGTCAAGGCCGACATGGCGATTCGGTTCAGGGACCTCGAGCAGTTAGATGTGCCTGACTGGGTGATGGAGCCATGGCAAGcagatgctgtcagctgtgagcCCGAAATCCAGGAGAGCCTCATTGATCTCCAGAACGACGAAGAGGCAAAAGCAACGTTCCGGACCTCTGGTTGGCGTGTGATGTGG GGATTCAGCCAAGCTCTCCACATGCAGACGAAATACCGCAACCGTCTGAACCTGGTTAGCTCTGGCGCTCTCAGACTGAAACTAACATCCCAGTGTCCAGATGTGAAAAAGCTGGCAGCGGCCCACCAAGCACAGGGCTCTCACTAG